A stretch of DNA from Alicyclobacillus acidocaldarius subsp. acidocaldarius Tc-4-1:
ATGAGCGACGACGATTTCAACCAGGTCCTTGACACGAACCTCCGCGGCGCGTTTTATTTGATTCGCGAGGTTGCGCGGCCGATGATGAAGGCGAGATGGGGGGCCATCGTGAACATCACCTCCGTGGTGGGGCTCATGGGCAACGCCGGCCAAGCGAACTATGCGGCGGCCAAGGCGGGGCTCGTCGGTCTGACGAAGGCCACCGCAAAAGAGCTCGCGCCTCGCAACATCACGGTCAATGCCGTCGCCCCAGGGTACATCGACACGGATATGACGCGAGATCTGGGCGAGGACCGGATGCGGGAGCTCTTAGCGCACATCCCGCTCGGGCGGACGGGGCAGGCGGAGGAGGTCGCGTACGCGGTCGCCTTCCTGACGTCGGAGAAAGCGCGTTACATCACGGGTCAAGTGGTCGCTGTCGACGGCGGCATGGCCATGTAGTATACTGCAAAAGGAGGTGAGACGATGGCAAACGACGTGTTTGAACGCGTGAAGAAGATCATTGTCGATCGACTGAATGTCGATGAGGATAAGGTCACTTTGGACGCGACGTTCAAGGACGATCTCGGTGCGGACTCGCTGGATATCGTCGAACTCATCATGGAGCTGGAAGACGAATTCGATATGGAGATCTCCGATGAGGATGCTGAAAAAATCAGCACGGTCGGCGATGTGGTTACATACATCGAGCAGCACCAGGGATGATGTGCGAAATCTGGGTAGCATAGTCCCCGTGCGCGAGCCGGGGCTTTATGCTATGTAGGGGGGTGAATCCATGGCACGACGCGTGGTGGTGACGGGGCTTGGGGTCGTCTCGCCAGTCGGAAACAGCGTCCCTGCGTTTTGGGACAGCTTGCTTTCGGGCAGGTCGGGCGTTCGCGAGATCGATCGGTTCGACACCTCCGAATACCCCTGTAAAATCGCCGGCTTGGTGAACGACTTTGACCCAGAGCGCTATATCGACAAGAAGGAACTTCGGCATATGGACCTGTTCACGCAGTACGCCTTATATGCGGCGTACGAGGCCGTCCTTCAGTCCAAGCTCGAGATTACGGATGAAAACCGGGATCGCATTGGCGTGTACATCGGTTCCGGCATCGGCGGCATCAGCACGACGCTGTCGAACTACCGGACGCTCATCGAGCGCGGGCCGAAGCGCGTGAGCCCGTTCCTAGTGCCGATGATGATCA
This window harbors:
- the acpP gene encoding acyl carrier protein, translating into MANDVFERVKKIIVDRLNVDEDKVTLDATFKDDLGADSLDIVELIMELEDEFDMEISDEDAEKISTVGDVVTYIEQHQG
- the fabG gene encoding 3-oxoacyl-[acyl-carrier-protein] reductase, whose translation is MSDARVALVTGASRGIGRAIALELAAEGRDVIVNYRSGGDLAAEVVRAIEEMGRRAVAIQADVSKPEEAKRLVADGLAAMGRIDILVNNAGITRDGLLVRMSDDDFNQVLDTNLRGAFYLIREVARPMMKARWGAIVNITSVVGLMGNAGQANYAAAKAGLVGLTKATAKELAPRNITVNAVAPGYIDTDMTRDLGEDRMRELLAHIPLGRTGQAEEVAYAVAFLTSEKARYITGQVVAVDGGMAM